The Longimicrobium sp. genome includes the window CGATGATGATCGCGGCCGTGCTGGCGGGGTGCGGCGAGCAGGGCAACGAGCTGCGCGAGGCCACGGAGCGGAGGCGCGCCACGGAGGCGCGGGACGACTCGGCCGCGGCGGATTCCGCGCCCCGCGCCCCCGCGCGCCTGCCTGCATTCGTGCTGGCGGACTCCACTCCCGCCGCGCCCTCCACCGACAGCGCCGCCGCGACTCCGGCCGCAGGCGCCGACTCCGCCGCAGTGCCGACGCCCGCCCCCGCGCCGCAGGCGGACTGGACGTCCGGGCGCACGCAGGTCCGCCGCCGGCCGGGCGGGGTTGCGACGCTGCGCCAGGTGCGCACGGCGCCGAACGCGGGCTTCGACCGGTTCGTCGTGGCGCTGGGGGCAGATGCCATCCCGGGGTACCGCATCGAGTACGTCGACCGGCCGGTGCGCCAGTGCGGCTCGGGCGAGGCCACCAAGGTTGCGGGCGACGGGTGGCTTTCCATCACCCTTCACGCCGCGCGCGCCCACGACGACCAGGGCCGCGCCACCATCCCGCAGCGTGAGCGCGCGCTGTC containing:
- a CDS encoding AMIN-like domain-containing (lipo)protein translates to MTGRAFGTMMIAAVLAGCGEQGNELREATERRRATEARDDSAAADSAPRAPARLPAFVLADSTPAAPSTDSAAATPAAGADSAAVPTPAPAPQADWTSGRTQVRRRPGGVATLRQVRTAPNAGFDRFVVALGADAIPGYRIEYVDRPVRQCGSGEATKVAGDGWLSITLHAARAHDDQGRATIPQRERALSLPVLREYEFICDFEAEVQIVLGVASPNRYRVLELANPSRLVIDVQH